The following proteins are co-located in the Prionailurus viverrinus isolate Anna chromosome A1, UM_Priviv_1.0, whole genome shotgun sequence genome:
- the WNT8A gene encoding protein Wnt-8a, with translation MEINAAVLRRSVNNFLITGPKAYLTYTTSVALGAQSGIEECKFQFAWERWNCPENALQLSTHNRLRSATRETSFIHAISSAGVMYTITKNCSMGDFENCGCDESKNGKTGGHGWIWGGCSDNVEFGERISKLFVDSLEKGKDARALMNLHNNRAGRLAVRAIMKRTCKCHGISGSCSIQTCWLQLADFREMGDYLKAKYERALKIEMDKRQLRAGNSAEGHWAPTEGFLPSAEAELIFLEESPDYCTRNSSLGIYGTEGRECLQNSHNTSRWEQRSCGRLCTECGLQVEERRTEAISSCNCKFQWCCTVRCDQCRHVVNKYYCTSSPGSA, from the exons ATGGAAATCAACGCTGCTGTCTTAAGAAG GTCAGTGAACAATTTCCTGATAACAGGCCCTAAG GCCTATCTGACCTACACTACTAGTGTGGCCCTAGGTGCCCAGAGTGGCATTGAGGAGTGTAAGTTCCAATTTGCTTGGGAACGCTGGAACTGCCCGGAAAATGCTCTCCAGCTGTCCACTCACAACAGGTTGAGAAGTG ccaCCAGGGAGACTTCCTTCATTCATGCGATCAGCTCTGCTGGAGTCATGTACACCATCACCAAGAACTGTAGCATGGGTGACTTTGAAAACTGTGGCTGTGATGAGTCAAAAAACGGAAAAACAG GAGGTCATGGCTGGATCTGGGGAGGCTGCAGCGACAATGTGGAATTTGGGGAAAGGATCTCCAAACTCTTTGTGGACAGCCTGGAAAAGGGAAAGGATGCCAGAGCCCTGATGAATCTTCACAACAATAGGGCAGGCAGGCTG gcAGTGAGAGCCATTATGAAAAGGACCTGCAAATGTCATGGCATCTCTGGAAGCTGCAGTATCCAGACATGCTGGCTGCAGCTGGCTGACTTCCGGGAGATGGGAGACTACCTGAAAGCCAAGTACGAACGGGCCCTGAAAATCGAGATGGATAAGCGGCAGTTAAGGGCTGGGAACAGTGCTGAGGGCCACTGGGCACCCACTGAGGGATTCCTTCCTAGTGCAGAGGCTGAGCTGATCTTTTTGGAGGAATCACCAGATTACTGTACCCGCAATTCCAGCCTGGGCATCTATGGCACAGAAGGTCGGGAGTGTCTACAGAATAGCCACAACACATCCAGGTGGGAGCAACGCAGCTGTGGGCGCTTGTGCACCGAGTGTGGCCTGCAGGTGGAGGAGAGAAGAACTGAGGCTATCAGCAGCTGTAACTGCAAATTCCAGTGGTGTTGCACAGTCAGGTGTGACCAGTGTAGGCATGTGGTAAACAAGTACTACTGCACAAGCTCCCCAGGCAGTGCTTGA